The genomic DNA CCCATCCTCCCCGGCATCATGCCCATCACCAGCTACACCCAGCTCCGCCGCTTCACCGAGGTCTGCGGGGCCAGCATCCCCGGGCCCCTCCTTTCCAGGCTGGAAAAGCACCAGGAGGATCCCAAGGCTATCCTGGAGATCGGGGTGGAGCATGCCACCCGCCAGGTGGCGGAGCTTTTGGAGGCCGGGGTGGAGGGAGTGCACTTTTACACCCTCAACAAAAGCCCGGCCACCCGCATGGTCCTGGAGCGGCTGGGCTTCCGGCCCTGGGCCCGGACGTCGGAGGGGGTTTAAGTACCCCGTCGTGGCCCAAGCCACGCCGAGGCCCCCAAGAGACCAGGGGCGCGCCGCTTCGGCTTTGGCCGATGGGGTCACCCTTGCACACGGGTGCCTAGACCTCTACCCCCACTCCCAGGGTGGCCAGGCTCACCTCCTGGCCCCTTAGGGCGAGGAGCTTGCCCAGCTCCAAAAGCTTCTCCTCCTCCCCGTGGGCCAAAAGCACCCGGGGCTGGTCCATAAGCCAGTCCAAGAGCTCGTCCTGCCCCGCATGCCCCGAGAAGCCGCCTAGGGTGTGGACGCTGGCCCTAAGGGGCACCTCCTGCCCCAGGAGGCGGATACGCTCGGGCCTTTGGATGATCTCGGCTCCTAGGCCCCCTCGAGGCTGGTATCCCACGAAGACCAGGGCGTTCTTGGGGTCGGAAAGGCCGTGCTTCAGGTGGTGGAGGATCCGCCCCCCGGTGAGCATGCCGCTTCCCGCGATCACCACCATGGGCCCGGGCTCCCTGAGCAGGGTTTTGGAGGTCTCCACGCTTTCCACCACTTCCAGGCCTCGAGGACGGAAGGGGTTCTTGCCCTGGAGGAAGTAGGCCTGCACTTCCTCGCTGAAGTAGGGCACCAGGCTGGGGTAGAGGAGGAGCACCCGCTCCGCCATGGGCGAGTCCAGGTAGATGGGGGCTTTGGGTAGCCGGTGGCCGTTCTCGTAAAGCACGAAGAGGATTTCCTGGGCCCGCTCCAGGGCGAAGGAAGGGATGAAGACCTTCCCTCCCCGGTCCAGGGTCGTTTCCAGGATG from Thermus tengchongensis includes the following:
- a CDS encoding MBL fold metallo-hydrolase, which codes for MRIVPFGAAREVTGSCHLLVAEGKKVLLDCGMFQGREEEKNHAPFGFDPQAVDAVILTHAHLDHVGRLPKLFREGYRGPVYATRATLLLTRIVLEDALKVMETPFFGEEDVEEALRHVRLLEYGEWLRLGDLTLTFGQAGHLPGSAFVVAQGEGKTFVYSGDLGNRQKRVLPDPSPPPKAHLVLSEGTYGDRPHRSFPETVEEFLAILETTLDRGGKVFIPSFALERAQEILFVLYENGHRLPKAPIYLDSPMAERVLLLYPSLVPYFSEEVQAYFLQGKNPFRPRGLEVVESVETSKTLLREPGPMVVIAGSGMLTGGRILHHLKHGLSDPKNALVFVGYQPRGGLGAEIIQRPERIRLLGQEVPLRASVHTLGGFSGHAGQDELLDWLMDQPRVLLAHGEEEKLLELGKLLALRGQEVSLATLGVGVEV